Within Pecten maximus chromosome 15, xPecMax1.1, whole genome shotgun sequence, the genomic segment AtctgtaacaaaaaaaaaaaaaaaaaaaaacccagatccCTCCTATTATCCTATAACTCCAATGAGGCgaattattgaattattatcGTTTCAAGTGTGTGATCCTATCAACATTCGTtcacagtatatataatcctgtcaaccttcgttcccagtatatataattctgTCAACCCTCGTTCccagtatatataaccctgtcaaCATTCGTTCCCAGTAAACATAATCCTATCAACATTCGTTCCCAGTATATATAATCTTGTCAACATTCGTTCCCAGTATATATAATCATGCCAACCCTCGttcccagtatatatagttctgtTAACCATCGTTCCaattatatacacaaatgtttaATCCTGTCAACCCTCGTtcacagtatatataatccTGTCAACATTCGTtcccagtatatataattctgTCAAACTTCGTTCCCAGTTTATATCACCATGCCAACATTCCTTCCCAGAGGTTAATTTAGCAATCTTTCTCCCAAGCAGAAGTGGGGGGTTTGACACAATACTATTTGGACCATTTCATGAATTTGTGCATGTCTCTCTGTTCACTTTGCAACGTTCTGCAATAGCACTGAAGGTAACTAACTTAGCCATGCCTGAGTGTATACCAAATATCGTCTTGTTATGGGGGAGGGGGAAGGGGGTTGGTTCGTACCTTAATTTGACGCCGAACTCAGATATCAGACATATTGGTTTTGTGACGTTTGTTAGTGGAAGCGAGGGCTTAATTAAAGCTACAAATCAATACCCTGTCTATTTCAAAGTCAATTAACACGGACTTTCCAGTATTTCTGCTTTAATATCGATGCTAATTCctgatatttacatttgcaCGGTTTGTATTATTAACGCCTAAATCAATTATTTCCTAATAGAATAGTCGTTTTCACAAAAGAgttaatttatatacaatgtttccAGAATTCATAAAAGTTATATATTCTTGGAGAAGAAGACTTACATCTAATATTGTTATTGACAATGagtaatataaatacatttaacgTATAAAAATGGCAGTAAAATACAAGATCATTTTCAGGAGAACCGGTGTCTAAATGATCAGGTTGGAAGGAAACCTGTTCATAGTAATTGCATGTCAAGGCAAGTGAAGACAGACACATCGAATGCTACAGATATGTTATTCTGGAAATGGATTTCATATTCAGAAGACAATATGGCGTTCCGTTGCTAGTGTGGAAACGTTAGAAGTTAAAATTAGATACAGCCAATAAGAGGTAAGTACTTACACAAGCCATGGTGGcatgtttctatatataaatatggtatCACATAAAAACTGCCATTGTGATACTGACGTCATATTTGATAtgtctatattttattttgtaacagATATGtcttatataaatctgttttaGAACTGATCGACAgttgtacatattttttaagTTAAAATGATTATACAAGCGCCAAAGTGGCagatgtttgatatataatgttttacttagatggttatatataatgttacactAAGTTagttggttatatatataatgttacactaagttagttttgtatataatactaCACCTACATACATAGATCCATATATACATACTAGTACTTACATCGTTGGTTATATATAATGCTACACAAACATAGACACTAACATCATTGATGATcctgtaattaaaaaaaaaagcaaattgATATTGGTTAAAAGCCTGATACATATGAATCATTAAAAAGGCGGATTTATTTGACCAACATaatcatatcatcatcaattTGAGTTTAATTGATACATTTCActccaaaaacaaaacaaacggAGGTAGGTATGGCAATGGTGATCATATGTCCACAGGTACCTTTtaatcctaaaaaaaaaaaaaaaaagataaaattaacaTATGTATGTCCAATATGATTAATTATAAACGTACTTAATAAAATCTGCTTAAACAAAAACTAAACAGAAAACGAACAGCAATAATCTGCAACGCCAGAATCTACACAAGTTTATGAAAGAAACTGTTCGTCCCCCTTAATAGTTTGGGTCCACATTACTAGAAGTTTTTGAATAGAGTTAAATATTTACGGTACTGGTAAGTTCAACACATAAAATGCTCTTATTGAATACCTGATTCATATTTTAAGCCGGATTTCTAATAAATAAGGATAATTTATCAGCTAATGATTGTCTtatgaaaaaagtttgaaagAATTTCTACTGTTAAAGTAATATCTCATGTTTTGGTTTACAGAGCAATAAACCAAAAGTATCTtatctgtacatgtaatgtTTAAAGAAGCACATATTTCTTATCACCGATCTCATAATAATGGCAGCTGCAGTTGGTAACATTCATAAAACACGTACCAGAAACCTTCAATGTGTATCTCTCGATCCAAACAAAACAGACTGCAACATAAGAGCTAGCGTcaataataaacaacaacaaatattcCATGATAACATGATGTCACTAGCTGAGAGCAATAAATTATTTCTatacaaaaacatcaaatttgGACCGAGAGACTTGTATCTTTATTTATCTGATTTAAtctcaaaagttttttttttacaaaattaaacttGTTTGAACATGGCCTTGAATAATCAGAGACAGCTAGAGTAAGGAATATTCCAAAAGTTCATAGACTTTGCAAAACATTCAATTCATTGGAGGATGAgttacatttcttttttaatgatccttagtttaaactgtgtttcatttgtcaatttccaatcaacagtatatatacaacatataaatgatacaaaaaggaatcagaaacaagtgtcaagacacttatataaatctgacacttATGCTATGCTAGGAGTACTATTCTCAGATTGGAAGTATCATCGGATAATTTATTAAACAATTATTAGAACTGTGTATACAGATTAaccatgtatgatatacatgtacatgtatataaattccATCATAATATCATATCTTTATTAGTTTAGGTATGTTTGTGGGTTATAGCCATCAAATTACAACTGTAATTATAAATGTGctaataaagttgaatttaataGATTCAATGGTATGGAATGGCTGGTGCAGCCATTCATGATACACAAACACACTCCGTAAACAATACCACacatatgctaaaatattgaaatataaagtCCTTCTGGACTTCGCGGTGAAGGTTGTTGTTTTCGAATAGTTATAATTTTCGCTAGCTTCGAAACAAATCCTTGGAAATATTTAACTAGAATAGAGAATGTATAACAGAGTATAGTCGGTTTAAAGATTTCTGCAAAAACACAAAATGTCTCAGATTCAGTTGAAAAACCCAACTCGACAGTACTCTattgatatctacaatgtaataataaaGTGGATCTTGTATTaatttttatgtcattttttacaGACATTTTGGAGTAATTTGACAGTAAGTATTGAGTCTGACAGAACAGAATGAGATTCCAGAACTTACCAGAATGCATTAACAATGAAACCTCACGAGCGGTCAGTCTCTGTCCGGTGTCCAGCTGTTGCTTGGTCCATCTTGAGGACATCTACCCTCTAACCAATATCAGGGGTACCGATACTAGTCTTTCTGATGAGCAAAAATACTTCACCCAACAAACCATCGTGTTCACTGAACACatgaagggaggtaactcgggCAGTGGAAGACATCGAAGACGTGCACAAGATGGCAGCGACAGGCATTTATCGACTGTCGTCAACTCGGACCAGAGGAGGAAGGCAAACATTCGTGAGAGGCGCAGGATGCAAAATCTTAATGAAGCGTTCAATTCGCTGAGAAGGGTTCTGCCGACATTTACGTACGAGAAACGTCTATCGAGAATTGAGACACTACGCTTAGCCGTTATTTATCTGGATTTTCTTACCAAATTCATCAGTGGTAAAACGCCATCCGACATCCGTTTGGTCAATTTTAGTACCTTCGGTGTCGCTCTGGATAAGGGGATATAGTACCGAACTTATGAGACAACAcgaatatatacattattagtACCAGGAATATGTTTGGTAGTATATGTGAACTAAATAGCATAGCAACAACATTCAAAAATATTACCTTTGGTAAAACATCATTCAACAATATTACCTGTGGTTCAGCATCATTGAACAATATTAcctgtggttaaacatcattcAACAATATTACCTGTGgttaaacatcaaacaacaaaatcacCTGTGGTTCAGCATCATTGAACAATATTAcctgtggttaaacatcattcAACAATATTAcctgtggttaaacatcattcAACAATATTACCTGTGGTTAAACACCAAACAACAATATTACCTGTGGTTCAGCATCATTGAACAATATTAcctgtggttaaacatcattcAACAATATTAcctgtggttaaacatcattcAACAATATTACCTGTGgttaaacatcaaacaacaatATTACCTGTGGTTCAGCATCATTGAACAATATTAcctgtggttaaacatcattcAACAATATTACCTGTGgttaaacatcaaacaacaaaatcacCTGTGTTCAGCATCATTGAACAATATTAcctgtggttaaacatcattgAACAATATTACCTGTGGTTAAACGCTATTCAACAATATTACCTGTGGTTAGCATCATTATTCAACATTACCTTGGGTTTACCATTTTTCAACAATAAGTCTGGTAGTGTCATGCTTGAATTAGTCAGAATTATTTTCAGGTGTCTAACAttcaaatgttatatttatttttctatacGCGATCATACCAATATGTTGAATACCATTGCTCCTGTTTATCAACCTAAAGCGTATCCCTCGAACAACAGACGTGCTATTTTAGCGTTATCAACCCGGTTTTATCATCTTCGCTTTCTTGGTTGAAGTTCCATGCTAAACAAGTAGCTTACGACAAGTTCCTAcagaattttgatatttaaatacgTCATGATATCGTCGGAATATATCCGCTATCAAGAAAAGTGTCAGTGCGAAAAGTATTTGTGACAAGTGACAAGAAATGTACTGCATTTTGAAATAATAGTTTTTTTTCCAAGATAAATTTGATGATTCCATGACGCAAAGAAAAATATTCGAACAAATACAGAAGGATCGAAGCTCGTGGAAAAATAGAAGGAGGCAATTTACTTACGACTGATGTTACATTGCAGAAAAATcaatgaaactgaaaaaaaaaaaaaaaaatcaaatatcttaacCCCAATAGAGCTAAAGGACATGATAGTATTATTTACGAACATCTTAAAGATAACACGAATAAACGGGAAGGGGTAGGAGTTGATAATTATTAAGTTGCATAACGGACAGAGAAAAGCACACGTCGAGCCTAATGGTAACATTACGTTATGTTGAATCTATCTTGAATAACTAGATCGAGTGGAATCATCCAAACTGACAGCAGTTTGTATACCAAATCGATATATAAAACCTATTTACATCATTTAACGTACACGAAAGTATACTCAATATAGAAAATTGGTCTATTGTTATGCTGCCTTTGTAGACAAAAAAAGGTGTTTGCTATTGTATGACACGTAAAATattcttaaatatataaatatgtgtgtgtggCAAGTTCTATCTTGTTAAATGGCTTAATCAAAGTTAATCCGAAGGTTTGTGATGTTTTATCGGCCTCTAACAAATCTGATATGCGGTCCATATCAGAAATATAAATGGCCGATAAAAACATCAGACATATTCCGATtaaatcagagtgtacagatgAAGAAAGGAAGAGGGGCTCTGTCCGCAAAAATGTTGAATGAAATTCCGGTAGAGGCATGCTGCAAAAGAGTAGTAATTATGgagttaaaaaatatatactacaACTCAAATGGCTCATTAGTACAAAGTTTACAAACAATAAGTCAACGAATGTGAAAAACATCGGTTCACGTTCTGTTTTACAAGTaacatttcattgttttctAAATAACGCACTTTGCATTTTGTTTTACGGTGATTGTCAAAATATCTACCTATACAGTAAAGTGTTAAGCAAGTAGTTGAAGAAATTAAACATGTAGGGAAATTGTTAAATAGTACAATAAAATAGTTAGAAAGATTTACTAGAGCATGTTGTTTGTTAAAATCTAGTATTAAGTTTCTCTCAAGTCTATACTTTTCATCCTAGCGTCCACCACCCTGTCAGGGTCGCTGAATTAATTAAAGTGTATCAGTCTATTTTATGTTGGATGCGAACTTTGGTTAGGCCTACATTCCAAAAAAGGAGCacagttttattgtaaaatgtatacaacaGTTTGCAAACCAGAATGGATATGTCACTGGGATATccttgaattatatatatatacatataaaattgtcaagtagtaataacgacagtacagacaagtaaattgtcgaattttcgaggcaatctgcccctttatcaagacacaggtaaattacatacgatcacatatagacatagaacatggaacagttacacaaatatagtaggtataaacaacaataaatatcgtaatgttacgatatttattgttgtttataactactatatatatatatatatatattaatattaagaCATTATTAAAATTTGATTATCCAGTCATTCCAGATTAGTTAGCATGTGTGTCTGATATGTTGAGCAACTGCAATGTAAAATAGTGTACATCGTAATTACATTTATCTTCACTTTAAATGGTAAGATTAGATAAATTTTGAATTGATTAGTTAAAATCTTGATATATATGGAATATGAGTTTTGTCAAATGGCACCGTTTAAAGTGAAAGCAATAACGAATGTTTAGTGTTTACAAGTGATTTGGTTTACCATCCCTCAAACAGCAGGAAAACGATGAAATTAGTATAATAATATTCTGGTGGATGGTACAAATCGCATATAAATTAGATTAGTTTAATCACATCAACATATACATATGCTGCATtcgtataaaaaaaaatacagacaAGCTCAGAAATCGCTAACAATGACGATATGTTTTTCTTGCAGTGACAGGACTAATGCTATTTCATTGTTATCGTGTTATTGTCAATGTTTGTTGAGAGACGGCTCCAATAGTGTTAAGCTCTAATAACTTTTGTCAACTCCCttggttttttttctcatttaaaTACGTTTAAAGTAAAAAGGATCAGGACAAACTTTTGTCAGGGCTCGTTTTAAAGACACAATTACCAATAATATTTAACCGGAGACACCACGATCAAACGACTCCGTGTGACGTTTAGAGCTGTAgcagcccgagtttcctctggccctgataccGTGTCTACGCCAGAAATGGTGTCAGTGCCAGAAAAAACTCGGGCTCAAACTACATGTAGGTTTGTGATATGTGCCAATGACATGTGGTTTGTACTCGTTACAACATAGATTATCGGCGgttttatatctatatgtagCACAGCTGTTCAAATGTACAATTACCAATTCACTAATTACTGTGTCAGTGCACGTGGCGACAATAAATATTATGACAAAGTAGATCTTTGTGCAATTGTTACTGTCCATTACCTGTAATTATCAAACAATAGAATAAACAATGTAACAGCTAAAACAGAAATCTGCGTTCTCGGACAATAGGTTTAGACACAATGGAATATCAGACCAAGCCAAAGTTAAACACCACCAacttaaaacacaaaaatagtTGAATAAACCACGACGCATTTAGTTATACAACctacatcattatatattttgcaACATTTCTTAAGTATTCAAAATCGTCaaataaattatacaatgaATTTAGTGTATTTCTACGTTTTTATTTTAACCAATTTTGATTAACCCTACATACCTTCTGTCCGCCACACTTTTCGTTTGTAGTATCGATATCATAGACAAGTCTTAGAATGAAGTATGATGTAATCGTATATTAATTATTCGGCATAATAACGAGTAGTTactacatttacatatatatgcgCTATCCATGTGTATCCTACAGTCTAAACACTGTGAAACGTTTAGTGCCGAACAATCTTATTTATATTGTCTATGTTTTCCGTAGCATATTCAACCCCTCTGCGTTCCTCCTCAAATCTCTTTTTTAcaatatagttttatatatggCTCCTTTCCATGGGTGTTATTTCATTGTTCTTATTTCGCTGTTCTACTCACTACAGTATGATGATCCCTTGATCCACAGTGGCATTGTTGATTGATTAAAACCATTGGTGGTTCTTAACATGCAGTGCAAGTGAGCGTGAAGATGTATTGTCTCAAAAAGCCCTTCACTATGCATTCGCTCTCTATTGTTATCTTTGTTCAATGATAACAGCAATGTAATAAGCAAGTCACACAATAGACCCAGATTTTAGGTTATGAAAATTGTCTTCATATATTGTACTTATAATGCAggtataaaaataaatcatgacGACATTTTAAAACTGATACCTATGGGGTAATGGTAAGCAAGCCAGTAGTGAAGTCTTTATCAATAGCTATGGACGTACAAAACAAAAGCAGaattacacaaaatattgtGTATATGAAATCAACATTGTCTCATCTCGACCCAATCATTGATAGATTAATAGAGGGTGGTATTTTTGGTCTGAGTGACCGGAACAGGATCGAGGCAGAATCTGCACCGTACAAACAGTTCaatatttgtattgatataCTGGTGACTTCTCCGGAGACAAATGCATACAAGATTTTCAGAAAAGCCCTCAAGTCAGAGGGATATGCTGTCCTCGCCGACAAATTGGATGAAACATCTCCCCGGTCACGTAAGTTTATCAAAAGAACTTATAACTTATATGTTGGAGTGTTTCactattatttcaaatattttcggTCATAATTAATCTAGTTCGGCTGATTCGTGTTTTGTATCATGTTGACAAATGCTATAACTTTACATGTTTAGTTTCTTTATATTGGCTATATTTACTTTGTCAAATCTAAGCTCGTCACTttattttactggtaaataaCGAACACAGTGTTTATGAAAAGATATTTTCTATCTAAAAGAAATGACAAACGAATTACAGTGTATTCCTCAATATTGTTAAGACAATATTTTGAGGGGgggaaacaaacaaacaaaaaacaaacacgTTTTAAATCAGTCTATTCATTAACAAAATGATCTCTATTTCTTTAATATTTGATATCCGTCTTGCTCATTATTTTGACTCCATTCATATGTTGATATTAAAACAGCCAACCGTTCGCGAATTCGAATTCAGTCGGAATATGTGCTGTAGGCTTTATGAAGCCTGTTCCAGTTATGTGTTTATTGTCACGCTTAGTATTGTGTAATTGTTTCTTGTTTTGGCAGCTGCGCCACGAAGTGCGTCAAGTCGACAGTCCACGAGACGTGTCAGCATTGTAAGTGATGTAAGtactatatctatatcatcattTAGTACAATAAGATAAGTAACGAGCCAAACATAATCAGACACCAACatattgtttggtttgttttgtttaatgtcctattaacagccagggttatttaagaacgtgccaggttttaaaggtggaggaaagcccgagtacccgaagaaaaaccaccggcctgcggtcagtacctggcaactgccccacgtaggtttcgaactcgcaacccagaggtggagggctagtgttaaagtatcgggacaccttaaccactcggccaccgcggccccgacACCAACATAACCACTGTTTATCCATTCGTAATCATTAAGGAAAAACTTGGAACACAGTGGCCGACGGATTTGCAGAAAATTGTGTTCAGAAAAGAATGAAAGAGAAAACGTGAATAGGATCGATATTCGACATACCATTTAATTTGCACATTGCAGAAGACGTTTATCCTTTCGGAACATTTGGTTTTATTTCCAGTATATTCTTTAAATGGGAATCTCCATGTTGTTAGTTTTTTTagctaaaattttaaatattcgTTGATATTCCTCCTTTCAGGGGACTGTTCCTGATTCTGCTGGTGCCTCAGGAAAAAGTTCACCCAGTAACAGGTCTAACGACTACCTGACAGATGGTTCGACTGTAAGGAATGCCCTAGAATGTTTCAATAGAAACCAACAGACATTTATGACCGAATTACAGCGACTACGTGAAATAGATTGGGCAAAGATGGAAGAACAGCGCCGACAAGACAAGGAGGAAATGCATCGTCAGATGGGGACGTTA encodes:
- the LOC117344131 gene encoding protein Fer3-like, which translates into the protein MRFQNLPECINNETSRAVSLCPVSSCCLVHLEDIYPLTNIRGTDTSLSDEQKYFTQQTIVFTEHMKGGNSGSGRHRRRAQDGSDRHLSTVVNSDQRRKANIRERRRMQNLNEAFNSLRRVLPTFTYEKRLSRIETLRLAVIYLDFLTKFISGKTPSDIRLVNFSTFGVALDKGI